The proteins below are encoded in one region of Sedimentibacter sp. zth1:
- a CDS encoding small, acid-soluble spore protein, alpha/beta type, which yields MGNNRKKELTENDLIKLEIAKEIGLLDKIDELGWGGLTAKESGRIGGIMTAKKRKGKKIDDEAKLL from the coding sequence ATGGGTAATAATAGGAAAAAAGAACTTACTGAGAATGACTTGATTAAACTTGAAATAGCAAAAGAAATTGGATTATTAGACAAAATAGATGAATTAGGTTGGGGTGGATTAACTGCCAAGGAAAGTGGAAGAATAGGCGGTATTATGACTGCTAAAAAAAGGAAGGGTAAGAAAATAGATGATGAGGCAAAACTTTTATAA
- a CDS encoding ABC transporter ATP-binding protein, with translation MNNLIIKDISKSYKKTHALNAVNLNIEDGMFGLLGENGAGKTTLMRILSTIIIPDKGEINFGDLNWHKSSDKVRSIIGYLPQKFGAFKNITAKECLEYIATLKGLKNKRDIISETEKVMSYVNLCEHRDKKISTFSGGMLQRLGIAQALLNNPQIIIVDEPTAGLDPKERIRFRNLLRNLSKERIVILSTHIVDDIEATCKSLAVIKNGFAKQFNTLSELSSLANNKVWIWELSYADYNKLNQDMNIISVNHENNTIKLRILAELKPSNDSISVKPNIEEGYILWNIYQDTENCQII, from the coding sequence ATGAATAATTTGATAATTAAAGATATTTCAAAATCTTATAAGAAAACACATGCACTTAATGCAGTAAATCTAAATATAGAAGACGGAATGTTTGGACTTTTAGGAGAAAACGGCGCTGGAAAAACCACTTTGATGAGAATTTTATCGACTATCATCATTCCAGATAAAGGAGAAATAAATTTTGGTGATTTAAACTGGCACAAGTCATCGGATAAAGTAAGAAGTATCATAGGATATCTGCCACAAAAATTCGGAGCATTTAAAAATATAACTGCTAAAGAATGCCTTGAATATATTGCAACTCTAAAGGGACTAAAAAATAAAAGAGATATTATATCTGAAACCGAAAAAGTTATGAGCTATGTAAATCTGTGCGAACACAGGGATAAAAAAATTTCAACCTTTTCTGGTGGAATGCTACAAAGGCTTGGAATTGCTCAAGCTCTACTCAACAATCCCCAAATAATCATAGTTGACGAGCCTACTGCCGGTCTTGATCCCAAAGAACGTATACGATTCAGAAATCTTCTGAGAAATCTTAGTAAAGAACGTATAGTAATTCTTTCTACACACATTGTTGATGATATTGAAGCAACCTGCAAATCTTTGGCTGTAATAAAAAACGGATTTGCAAAGCAATTTAATACGTTAAGTGAACTTTCCTCTCTTGCAAATAATAAAGTATGGATATGGGAATTATCGTACGCAGATTATAATAAGTTAAATCAAGATATGAACATCATATCTGTAAATCATGAAAATAACACGATCAAGTTGAGGATATTAGCAGAGCTGAAACCAAGCAATGACTCGATATCAGTTAAACCAAACATTGAGGAAGGATATATATTATGGAACATATATCAAGACACAGAAAACTGCCAAATAATATAA
- the htpG gene encoding molecular chaperone HtpG — MKKKAFKAESKRLLDLMINSIYTHKEIFLRELISNASDATDKLYYNALKSGNTGLSRESLCIDIAIDKEKRTLSIKDNGCGMNTDELEKNLGTIAKSGSLAFKKENEKKEDIDIIGQFGVGFYSSFMVSKTVKVFSKAVDSQEAFCWESNGADGYTITPCEKDTNGTEVILYLKDNTEDENYDEYLDEHKIKSITKKYSDYIRYPIKMEIEKQKPVEGKEGEFETYKEIETLNSMVPIWRKKSSELTDEDYNNFYKDKFFDYESPLKVIHSSIEGTATYNMMLFIPSKAPYNYYSKEFEKGLQLYSNGVLIMDKCADLLPDHFSFVKGLVDSQDLSLNISREMLQHDRQLKIISTNLEKKIKSELLKMLSNEREKYEQFYKSFGLQLKYGVYNDFGMHKDILQDLIMFHSSSENKLVTLAEYISRMKEEQKFVYYVSGESIAKIEHLPQIELLKDKGYEVLYMTDDIDEFAIKILRNYKEKDFKSISEGDLGLETEEEKKEMAQKSEDNKELFDIMKEALNGKVKEVRLSTRLKSHPVCLSVDGQISLEMEKVLNQMPNDQSIKAEKVLEINANHEIFNKLCGLLANDKDKIKTYAEILYTQALLIEGLSVEDPVAYSNAVCNLML; from the coding sequence ATGAAAAAGAAAGCGTTTAAGGCAGAGTCTAAACGACTATTAGATTTAATGATTAATTCTATTTATACGCATAAGGAAATATTTTTGAGAGAATTAATTTCAAATGCAAGTGATGCAACTGATAAACTTTATTATAATGCATTGAAAAGTGGTAATACAGGACTTAGCAGAGAGTCACTTTGTATAGATATAGCAATAGACAAGGAAAAGCGAACATTATCAATTAAAGATAATGGTTGTGGAATGAATACCGATGAATTAGAAAAAAATTTAGGAACTATAGCTAAAAGTGGATCTTTAGCTTTTAAAAAAGAAAATGAGAAAAAAGAAGATATTGATATTATAGGACAGTTTGGTGTAGGATTTTATTCTTCATTTATGGTTAGCAAGACAGTTAAGGTTTTTTCTAAAGCTGTTGATAGTCAAGAAGCTTTTTGTTGGGAGTCTAATGGAGCAGATGGCTATACAATAACACCATGTGAAAAAGACACAAATGGTACTGAAGTGATTTTATATTTAAAAGACAATACAGAAGATGAAAATTACGATGAATATCTAGATGAACATAAGATTAAATCAATAACAAAAAAATATTCAGATTATATAAGATACCCTATTAAAATGGAAATAGAAAAGCAAAAACCAGTTGAGGGTAAAGAGGGTGAATTTGAAACATATAAAGAAATTGAAACTTTAAATAGCATGGTTCCAATATGGAGAAAAAAATCTTCTGAGCTAACAGATGAAGATTATAATAATTTCTATAAAGACAAGTTTTTTGACTATGAAAGTCCGTTAAAGGTTATACATAGTAGCATTGAAGGTACAGCAACATATAACATGATGTTATTTATACCTAGTAAAGCTCCATATAATTATTATTCTAAAGAATTCGAAAAAGGACTTCAACTATATTCAAATGGTGTATTGATAATGGACAAATGTGCAGATCTATTACCAGACCACTTTAGCTTCGTGAAAGGTTTAGTTGATTCTCAAGATTTATCTTTAAATATTTCTAGGGAAATGTTACAGCATGATAGACAATTAAAAATAATTTCTACTAACTTAGAAAAGAAAATTAAGTCTGAGCTGTTAAAAATGCTTTCGAATGAAAGAGAAAAATATGAGCAATTTTATAAAAGCTTTGGATTGCAATTAAAATACGGTGTTTACAATGATTTTGGAATGCATAAGGATATATTGCAAGATTTGATTATGTTCCATTCATCTAGTGAAAATAAATTGGTAACATTAGCAGAGTACATTTCTAGAATGAAAGAAGAGCAAAAATTCGTATATTATGTAAGTGGTGAAAGTATTGCTAAAATTGAACATTTACCACAAATAGAATTATTAAAAGATAAAGGCTATGAAGTATTATATATGACAGACGATATTGATGAGTTTGCAATCAAAATTTTAAGAAACTATAAAGAAAAAGATTTTAAATCTATATCAGAAGGTGATTTAGGCCTAGAAACTGAAGAAGAAAAGAAAGAAATGGCTCAGAAATCAGAAGATAATAAAGAACTTTTTGATATAATGAAAGAAGCACTTAATGGTAAGGTAAAAGAAGTAAGGTTATCTACAAGATTAAAAAGTCACCCAGTGTGCTTGTCAGTAGATGGACAAATTTCTTTAGAAATGGAAAAAGTATTAAATCAAATGCCTAATGATCAAAGTATCAAAGCAGAAAAAGTATTGGAAATTAATGCAAATCATGAAATTTTCAATAAATTATGCGGCTTATTAGCAAACGACAAAGATAAAATTAAAACTTACGCAGAAATATTGTATACTCAAGCATTGTTAATAGAAGGATTATCTGTTGAAGATCCAGTAGCATATTCTAACGCAGTATGTAATTTAATGTTGTAA
- a CDS encoding putative manganese-dependent inorganic diphosphatase yields the protein MKFNLIFGHKVPDTDSVCAAIALAYLKNKINEKSIPYVLGNVNTETKFVLDYFNVETPKLLDNVKLQVKDLNYEKTKPLMSNVSIHYAYKYMNENTLRTLPIVDEHNKLLGVITMKNIAMSLINTDESKIEALYNNIIETLNAKQIVRVDDTIVGEIIVAAFYEKTLKHNITFNEKSIVIVGDRYDVIEYAIERKVKLIIVTGNLDIPEKYINSAKKNRVNIISSPLKSYQTTKNLCFSKSVNEIMNKNDIIMFNENEYVGECKEEIENSKHSKFPVVTKYKKYLGILSRRHLINPTRKKVILVDHNESVQSVDGLMEADILEIVDHHKIGDIRTSLPINFRNMTLGSTNTIIYQLFKENNIEIDKSVAGLMISGIISDTLMFKSPTTTQKDRETVDKLAEILGIDVYEYSMQMFKAGTSLKGKSIEEVFYQDYKEFVSDEIKVGVSQVFTLSIDEIMIKKDEYIKLINNIKSEKEFLLNIMAVTDIINEGSYIFYSTLQENIVKNIFNLVEVYQGIYVPNCVSRKKQIVPGIMNVIQYM from the coding sequence GTGAAGTTCAATTTAATTTTTGGGCATAAAGTACCAGATACAGATAGTGTTTGCGCTGCAATAGCTTTAGCATACTTAAAAAATAAAATTAATGAAAAGTCAATACCATATGTTCTTGGAAATGTAAATACAGAAACTAAATTTGTTTTAGATTATTTTAATGTAGAAACTCCAAAATTGCTTGATAATGTAAAGCTTCAAGTGAAAGATTTAAATTATGAAAAAACAAAACCATTGATGAGTAATGTATCAATACACTATGCTTATAAATATATGAATGAAAATACACTGAGGACGCTTCCAATAGTTGATGAACATAACAAATTGTTAGGTGTAATCACAATGAAGAATATTGCAATGAGTCTAATTAATACTGACGAAAGTAAAATTGAAGCGTTATATAATAATATAATAGAAACACTTAATGCTAAGCAAATAGTTCGAGTAGATGATACTATTGTTGGAGAAATTATTGTAGCAGCATTTTATGAAAAAACATTAAAGCACAATATAACATTTAACGAAAAATCAATAGTTATAGTTGGTGATAGGTATGATGTTATTGAATATGCTATAGAAAGAAAAGTTAAGTTGATAATAGTAACAGGAAATTTAGATATACCTGAAAAATATATAAACAGTGCAAAGAAAAATCGTGTAAATATTATTAGCTCACCTTTGAAATCATACCAAACAACAAAGAATTTATGCTTTTCAAAAAGTGTAAATGAAATAATGAACAAAAATGATATAATAATGTTTAACGAAAACGAGTATGTGGGAGAATGTAAAGAAGAAATAGAAAATTCTAAACATTCAAAATTTCCAGTAGTAACAAAATATAAAAAATATTTAGGTATATTGAGTAGAAGACATTTAATAAATCCAACTAGAAAAAAAGTAATTTTAGTTGATCATAATGAATCAGTTCAAAGCGTTGATGGATTAATGGAAGCTGATATTTTAGAGATAGTAGATCACCATAAAATAGGTGATATTAGAACTTCTTTACCTATAAATTTTAGAAATATGACACTAGGAAGTACTAATACAATTATATATCAACTATTCAAGGAAAATAATATAGAAATTGATAAATCTGTTGCTGGACTTATGATATCCGGTATTATTTCAGATACGTTGATGTTTAAATCACCAACTACTACACAAAAAGATAGAGAAACTGTTGATAAGTTGGCTGAAATTCTTGGTATTGATGTATACGAATATTCAATGCAAATGTTTAAGGCAGGTACATCTTTAAAAGGAAAATCAATTGAAGAAGTATTTTATCAAGACTATAAAGAATTTGTGTCAGATGAAATTAAAGTTGGTGTTTCTCAAGTATTTACGTTGAGTATAGATGAAATTATGATTAAAAAAGATGAGTATATAAAATTAATCAATAATATAAAATCAGAAAAGGAATTCTTATTAAATATTATGGCTGTAACTGATATAATAAATGAAGGTTCATATATATTCTATTCAACTTTACAAGAAAATATAGTTAAAAATATATTCAATTTGGTTGAAGTTTATCAAGGAATTTATGTACCAAATTGTGTATCACGTAAGAAGCAAATAGTACCTGGAATTATGAATGTAATACAATATATGTAA
- a CDS encoding HD-GYP domain-containing protein, whose amino-acid sequence MIFVPIDRVCKNMVLARDIKIYSYDLKNIDLLKKGLKLSLKSIDRLKHIGYSGIYVYEDNEKTKTLEKPKQILNTELREKAIDNIEKLFQHIDNNDKVNDILLENVNNVSNKIVDNIVHNKRYLVNIIDLKLYDDYTYHHSLSVSVLATSIGISLKLSKKSLYELSLCGILHDIGKIQIPHYIIAKPSKLTFEEFDIIKEHPPKGSNYLIKNRLVTENIYNGVMSHHEKYDGTGYPYKLKGDQIPLFGRIIAIADVYDALTSDRPYRKSVLPSEAIEYIMGNNGIMFDPKIVKAFLMKIAPYPVNECVKLSDGNVGIVTKVYSENPIRPVVKLLNNTNKIYDLYNNLNLMNVTIVEII is encoded by the coding sequence ATGATATTTGTTCCTATTGATAGAGTCTGTAAAAACATGGTACTTGCAAGAGATATAAAAATATATAGTTATGATTTAAAAAATATTGATTTACTGAAAAAAGGACTTAAATTATCTTTAAAAAGCATTGACAGATTAAAGCATATAGGTTATTCTGGTATTTATGTCTATGAAGACAATGAAAAAACAAAAACCCTAGAGAAACCTAAACAAATATTAAATACTGAATTAAGAGAAAAAGCAATAGATAATATTGAAAAATTATTTCAACATATTGATAATAATGACAAGGTTAACGATATTTTACTAGAAAATGTTAACAATGTGTCAAATAAAATAGTTGATAACATTGTGCACAACAAACGCTATTTAGTAAATATTATTGACCTAAAGCTATACGATGACTATACTTATCACCATTCATTAAGTGTATCTGTACTGGCAACATCAATAGGTATTTCTCTTAAATTAAGCAAGAAAAGTTTATATGAGTTAAGCTTATGTGGAATATTACATGACATCGGAAAAATACAAATTCCACATTATATAATAGCTAAACCATCAAAGCTAACTTTTGAAGAATTTGATATTATAAAAGAGCACCCTCCAAAGGGTAGCAACTACCTAATTAAAAATAGATTGGTAACAGAGAATATATATAATGGTGTTATGAGTCACCATGAAAAATATGATGGAACAGGATATCCATATAAACTTAAGGGAGATCAGATACCTTTATTTGGTAGAATTATTGCAATTGCTGATGTCTATGACGCGTTAACTTCAGATAGACCTTATAGAAAATCTGTTTTACCTTCAGAGGCAATTGAATATATCATGGGGAATAACGGAATTATGTTTGACCCTAAGATAGTAAAAGCTTTTTTGATGAAAATTGCCCCCTACCCAGTTAATGAATGTGTAAAATTAAGCGATGGTAATGTAGGTATTGTAACTAAAGTTTATTCAGAAAATCCAATTAGACCAGTAGTTAAATTACTTAACAATACAAATAAAATATATGATTTGTACAATAATCTTAATTTAATGAATGTAACCATCGTTGAAATTATATAA
- a CDS encoding Mrp/NBP35 family ATP-binding protein, with protein MSTCNHNCSSCSEKCSTQAGRNLEFMEPLNKFSSIKHVIGVMSGKGGVGKSSVTSMLAVHMQRLGYKVGILDSDITGPSIPKAFGIKEKALSDASLGILPAESKNNMKIMSINLMLENEDDPVIWRGPVISGVVKQFWSEVYWGDLDYLFVDMPPGTGDVTLTVFQSIPLDGVVVVTSPQGLVSLIVKKAFNMADKMNIPVLGIVENMSYVKCPDCGKEINVYGKSEIEKFAKELNIPVLAKMPLDADISRLCDEGRIEGMACNYLENAAKHIVNNKVNK; from the coding sequence ATGAGTACTTGTAATCACAATTGTAGTTCTTGTTCTGAAAAATGTTCTACACAAGCAGGAAGGAACTTAGAATTTATGGAGCCTTTAAATAAGTTTAGTTCAATAAAACATGTTATAGGTGTAATGAGTGGTAAAGGTGGTGTAGGAAAATCATCTGTTACTTCAATGTTAGCAGTGCACATGCAAAGATTAGGATATAAAGTTGGAATCCTTGATTCAGATATTACAGGACCCTCAATACCAAAAGCATTTGGTATAAAAGAGAAAGCGCTAAGTGATGCTAGCTTGGGAATTTTACCAGCAGAATCAAAAAACAATATGAAGATAATGTCTATTAACTTGATGCTTGAAAATGAGGATGATCCAGTAATTTGGAGAGGTCCTGTTATTTCCGGAGTGGTTAAACAATTCTGGTCAGAAGTTTATTGGGGAGATTTAGATTATTTATTTGTAGATATGCCTCCAGGAACTGGAGATGTAACATTAACAGTATTTCAATCAATACCATTAGATGGAGTAGTAGTAGTAACATCTCCACAAGGATTAGTATCATTGATAGTAAAAAAAGCGTTCAATATGGCTGATAAGATGAATATTCCAGTACTTGGTATAGTAGAAAATATGAGTTATGTTAAATGCCCAGACTGCGGTAAAGAAATAAATGTATATGGAAAAAGTGAAATAGAAAAATTTGCAAAAGAATTAAATATTCCTGTATTAGCTAAAATGCCATTAGACGCTGATATATCTAGACTTTGTGATGAAGGTAGAATAGAAGGAATGGCTTGTAATTATCTTGAGAACGCTGCAAAGCATATTGTAAATAATAAAGTTAATAAATAG
- a CDS encoding class I SAM-dependent methyltransferase translates to MRQNFYKEFASIYDELMDDVDYEQWTSFITNELQSNSFTILEAACGTGNITSLLALENFNITAFDISEEMLIKAYDKVRRYRNVRILNQDMTKFKINSKFDACICCCDGLNYLNLIDATTFFKNVYEHLRNGGKFIFDISTKYKYLSMNDTYIYDKDNVFYVWENSLDEDNSKIQMEINFFVKDMDKYDRITEIQTHYLHDVDSITEILEDIGFTNIKKFDGYTQNMLEDSSIRATFICEKR, encoded by the coding sequence ATGAGGCAAAACTTTTATAAAGAATTTGCGTCCATTTATGATGAATTGATGGATGATGTTGACTATGAGCAGTGGACAAGCTTCATTACTAATGAACTGCAGAGCAATAGCTTTACAATTTTGGAAGCTGCATGTGGAACAGGTAATATAACAAGCCTTCTAGCTTTAGAAAACTTCAATATAACAGCTTTCGATATTTCTGAAGAAATGTTGATAAAAGCTTATGATAAAGTAAGAAGATACAGAAATGTCAGGATTTTAAATCAAGACATGACTAAATTTAAAATAAATAGCAAATTTGATGCTTGTATTTGTTGCTGTGATGGATTAAATTATCTAAACCTTATAGATGCAACGACATTTTTTAAAAATGTTTATGAACATTTGCGTAATGGTGGTAAATTTATTTTTGATATAAGTACAAAATACAAGTATTTAAGTATGAATGATACTTATATTTATGATAAAGATAATGTATTTTATGTTTGGGAAAACTCTCTTGATGAAGATAATAGTAAAATTCAGATGGAAATTAATTTCTTTGTAAAAGATATGGACAAGTACGATAGAATTACAGAGATACAGACGCATTATTTACATGATGTAGATAGTATTACAGAAATTTTAGAAGATATAGGATTTACTAATATTAAAAAATTTGATGGGTATACTCAAAACATGTTAGAAGATAGTTCAATTAGGGCTACATTTATATGTGAAAAGAGGTAA
- the hslO gene encoding Hsp33 family molecular chaperone HslO encodes MDNMIRAIDNNKSFRIFAVKSTGVVEKARQSHHTAATASAALGRTLTIGLMMGYMMKNDNDKLTVKINGGGPLGTVLVTTNNQGIIKGYVDHPSADVPRKTNGKLDVGSVVGTDGKITVIKDIGLKEPYVGTSDIVTGEIADDLALYYFLSEQTSSAIAAGVLVNTDDSIRAAGGIIVQPLPDISDEGVKALEDLFKNMKSVSSFFDNNRDIEEIVKDIFKDFNVKINEKMPVKFECDCSDERIERVLISIGKEELKKIIEEDKCAEITCNFCNKKYEYNEEQLNKILKSL; translated from the coding sequence ATGGATAATATGATAAGAGCAATAGATAATAATAAAAGCTTTAGAATATTTGCTGTTAAATCAACTGGAGTTGTTGAGAAAGCTAGACAAAGTCATCATACAGCAGCAACAGCATCAGCAGCGCTTGGTAGAACATTGACTATTGGATTGATGATGGGTTATATGATGAAAAATGATAATGATAAATTAACCGTTAAAATAAACGGTGGCGGACCATTAGGAACAGTATTGGTTACAACAAATAATCAAGGTATAATTAAAGGATATGTTGACCATCCTAGTGCAGATGTGCCTAGAAAGACTAATGGTAAGTTGGACGTTGGTTCAGTAGTAGGGACTGATGGTAAAATAACTGTTATAAAAGACATTGGTCTAAAAGAACCATATGTAGGGACCTCTGATATAGTTACAGGTGAAATAGCAGATGATTTAGCATTATACTATTTCCTTTCAGAGCAAACATCATCTGCAATTGCTGCAGGAGTTTTAGTAAATACAGACGATTCTATTAGGGCTGCAGGCGGAATTATAGTTCAACCACTACCAGATATTTCAGATGAGGGCGTAAAAGCATTAGAGGATTTATTTAAAAATATGAAATCGGTTTCATCTTTCTTTGACAATAATAGAGATATAGAAGAAATAGTTAAAGATATATTTAAAGATTTTAATGTAAAAATAAATGAAAAAATGCCTGTGAAATTTGAATGTGACTGTTCAGATGAAAGAATAGAGAGAGTTTTGATATCTATTGGAAAAGAAGAACTTAAAAAAATAATTGAAGAAGATAAGTGTGCAGAAATCACTTGCAATTTCTGTAATAAAAAATACGAATATAATGAAGAACAATTAAATAAAATTTTAAAGTCTTTATAA
- a CDS encoding ABC transporter permease, translating to MIKLMSIVKIEFLLLKRNKFIYFLFVLFILYTALGYKFYLQTDYIEAGQMLQSSAYITIALIIVGLFSGILLSQKEKKSNFNEILISMPGDNLRPFAKLFFWFVLSAIFYIVSTLIMLLYFSMAGSEFVLFTKEIFTYTFLYWFCALFSSGILGMFLGTCFKSIWLNIIFICLITILFSPLNTYVFNFLPNQLINFINIGENLEYAGAYKEFSGLNLDHYMFLKVGAYFLFSVSLFLIGSYTKKIKKLLKTDKIFYRVSIPIALILFFMISYFYGISFNNYLKMSPYSYNFFYAHKKNLPYLYTQEQKSNENFIAKSYQINIDIYNYSVYYKANVALKQVKSDMLTFTLYHKFKVTSINSEGQTLKYNQEGDYLYVYMPNDSDNITLNFEIECFSDNACIIKKSSLFLPPNIPWYPIPGAHTIARVSNFSDYYLEYENTDLKSPCDFEIEVSGVKNTFSNLDITGENKFKGNKTQACILGGMFISRSENDISYVMPPDRTEYLSSIINDIKAEFESTHESQMKIPDKIFVMPTNLFSCSQQILFTDDVLYIADSAIAYYSDYIKEAITKSIYDNPNDEHNDTINKKKTGGNKNE from the coding sequence TTGATTAAACTAATGAGTATTGTTAAAATTGAATTTTTATTACTTAAAAGAAATAAATTTATATACTTTTTGTTTGTTCTGTTCATTTTATACACTGCCTTAGGTTATAAATTCTATTTACAGACCGATTATATTGAAGCCGGTCAAATGTTGCAATCATCAGCTTATATAACTATTGCTCTAATTATTGTTGGATTGTTTTCAGGAATACTTTTATCACAAAAAGAAAAAAAATCAAATTTTAATGAAATATTGATATCTATGCCAGGAGATAATTTAAGACCATTTGCTAAACTATTTTTTTGGTTCGTTTTATCTGCTATATTTTATATAGTATCAACTTTAATAATGCTATTATATTTTTCTATGGCAGGAAGTGAATTTGTTTTATTTACGAAAGAAATATTTACGTATACATTTTTATATTGGTTTTGTGCTCTGTTTTCATCAGGAATTTTGGGCATGTTTTTAGGAACATGCTTCAAATCTATATGGCTTAACATTATCTTTATTTGCTTAATAACAATATTGTTTTCTCCTCTTAACACATATGTTTTCAATTTTTTGCCTAATCAACTCATAAATTTTATAAATATCGGAGAAAATCTTGAATATGCAGGAGCATATAAGGAATTTTCAGGATTAAACCTTGACCATTATATGTTTCTGAAAGTCGGAGCATATTTTCTTTTCTCAGTTTCATTATTCTTAATTGGCTCATATACAAAAAAAATTAAAAAGCTATTAAAGACAGATAAAATATTTTATAGAGTATCTATCCCCATCGCTTTGATATTATTTTTTATGATATCATATTTTTATGGAATTTCATTTAACAATTATCTTAAAATGTCTCCATATAGCTATAATTTTTTTTATGCACACAAAAAAAATTTACCCTATTTATACACTCAAGAGCAGAAAAGCAATGAAAATTTTATTGCAAAATCTTATCAAATAAATATAGATATATATAATTATTCAGTATATTATAAAGCAAATGTAGCTTTGAAGCAGGTTAAGAGTGATATGCTAACTTTCACTCTATACCATAAATTTAAAGTTACAAGTATTAATTCTGAGGGACAAACTTTAAAGTATAATCAAGAAGGTGATTATCTATATGTATATATGCCAAATGATTCTGACAACATCACTTTAAATTTTGAAATAGAGTGCTTTTCTGATAACGCATGTATCATAAAAAAAAGCTCGCTGTTTTTACCTCCAAATATCCCTTGGTATCCAATACCCGGAGCACATACAATAGCCAGGGTAAGTAATTTCTCTGATTACTACCTAGAGTATGAAAATACTGACTTGAAATCACCTTGTGACTTTGAAATAGAAGTCAGCGGAGTAAAAAACACGTTCAGTAATTTAGACATAACAGGTGAAAATAAATTTAAAGGAAATAAAACTCAGGCATGTATTCTGGGCGGAATGTTTATATCAAGATCTGAAAATGATATTAGTTATGTAATGCCACCTGATCGTACAGAATATCTGTCGTCAATAATAAATGATATAAAAGCAGAGTTTGAGAGCACTCATGAAAGTCAGATGAAAATACCGGACAAAATATTTGTTATGCCAACTAATTTATTTTCATGCAGTCAACAGATACTTTTTACTGACGATGTACTGTATATAGCAGATTCTGCCATAGCTTATTACTCTGATTACATAAAAGAAGCAATCACTAAGTCAATTTATGATAATCCTAATGATGAACATAACGATACTATTAACAAAAAGAAGACTGGGGGGAATAAAAATGAATAA